A window from Polynucleobacter sp. MWH-UH25E encodes these proteins:
- the orn gene encoding oligoribonuclease: MSEQTNTASNSTPKSTPKTAPASEHLIWVDMEMSGLNPETERILEIAIIVTDAHLNTIATAPVWVVHQDDAVLDAMDAWNKGTHGRSGLIDKVKASTLDEAAVEAECIAFLKKYIKAGIAPMCGNTIGQDRRFMAKYMPKLEAYFHYRSVDVSTLKELCKRWHPELVKGFTKKQAHTALADIEESIEELKYYRDKFIVPLPPQ, translated from the coding sequence ATGAGCGAACAAACGAACACAGCAAGCAATAGCACACCTAAGAGCACTCCTAAGACTGCGCCAGCTAGCGAGCACCTAATTTGGGTCGATATGGAGATGTCGGGCCTAAACCCAGAAACTGAACGTATTTTAGAGATTGCGATCATTGTTACTGATGCGCATCTGAATACCATCGCTACTGCACCAGTTTGGGTGGTGCATCAAGATGACGCCGTGTTAGATGCAATGGATGCATGGAATAAGGGTACCCATGGCCGTTCGGGTTTAATCGACAAAGTAAAGGCATCCACACTAGATGAAGCAGCCGTTGAAGCAGAGTGCATCGCTTTTCTAAAGAAATACATCAAAGCTGGCATTGCGCCGATGTGTGGAAATACGATTGGTCAAGATCGCCGCTTTATGGCGAAGTACATGCCAAAGTTAGAGGCGTATTTTCATTATCGAAGTGTTGATGTATCAACATTAAAAGAATTGTGCAAGCGTTGGCACCCAGAGCTAGTAAAGGGCTTCACCAAAAAGCAGGCTCATACTGCATTGGCAGATATTGAGGAATCAATTGAAGAGCTGAAATACTATCGCGATAAATTTATCGTGCCGCTACCACCGCAATAA
- the mog gene encoding molybdopterin adenylyltransferase, with the protein MKHTEALERKSPNEVKIGLISISDRASKGVYQDEGIPALQTWLMKAISNPCTFHERLIADESEVITESIVELVDDFGCDLVLTTGGTGPSRRDVTPEATIEAGTREMPGFGEQMRQISLKFVPTAILSRQTAVLREIEGHAALVINLPGQPKAISETLEGLKDENGKSIVPGIFAAVPYCIDLIGGPYIETNETVIKAFRPKSAIKK; encoded by the coding sequence ATGAAGCATACCGAAGCCCTAGAGCGTAAGTCCCCAAACGAGGTCAAAATTGGCCTAATCTCCATCTCCGATAGAGCCAGTAAAGGTGTTTATCAAGATGAAGGGATTCCCGCCCTGCAAACATGGCTCATGAAGGCAATTAGTAACCCCTGCACATTCCATGAACGACTCATTGCCGACGAGTCTGAAGTTATCACCGAATCCATCGTTGAGCTTGTTGACGACTTTGGTTGCGACCTCGTTCTAACAACTGGTGGTACCGGCCCCTCAAGACGGGACGTGACCCCAGAAGCAACTATTGAAGCAGGCACCCGTGAAATGCCTGGTTTTGGCGAACAAATGCGTCAAATTAGTCTCAAATTTGTTCCTACAGCCATCCTATCTAGACAGACTGCGGTATTGCGTGAGATTGAGGGACATGCTGCCCTAGTGATCAACTTGCCAGGTCAACCTAAGGCAATTTCTGAGACCCTTGAGGGTCTTAAGGATGAGAATGGGAAATCTATCGTGCCTGGAATTTTTGCCGCCGTTCCTTACTGCATCGATCTCATTGGTGGGCCCTATATTGAAACCAATGAAACAGTCATCAAGGCCTTCAGACCAAAGAGCGCCATTAAGAAATAG
- the pmbA gene encoding metalloprotease PmbA has protein sequence MFTYSSHQFQEIVDFMLKEAKRRGASDAVAEVSEGQGLSVTVRKGEVETIEQSLDKQVGVTVFLGYRRGNASTSDFSKASLKATVEAAYHIAQHTAEDDCAGPAEARLLEKKPLDLDLFHPWDIDAAHAVEIARSAESAAFAVSKQIQNSDGASVSAHHAHFMMATSQGFMGGYPFSRHYISCAPIASLGGKKSQMQRDDWYSSSRIPSELADPASIGRYAAQRALSRLKARSLSTRRCPVIFEAPLAAGLLGGLVQAVSGGALYRRSSFLLDSLGKQVLPKHISLFENPHLKSMTGSAPFDEEGVKTSARTVVDKGILQGYFLSTYSARKLGMKTTGNAGGSHHLRLQSKKTPKGGLPALLKEMGTGLLVTELMGQGVNYVTGDYSRGAFGYWVENGQIQYPVEEVTIAGNLRDMLLDIASIGSDSLIRGTKETGSILIGSMTVGGK, from the coding sequence ATGTTTACATATTCATCTCATCAGTTTCAGGAAATTGTCGATTTCATGCTTAAAGAGGCCAAAAGAAGGGGGGCCTCAGATGCGGTTGCGGAAGTTTCAGAGGGTCAAGGTCTCTCAGTTACTGTTCGCAAAGGCGAAGTTGAAACTATTGAACAAAGCTTAGATAAGCAAGTTGGGGTCACCGTATTTTTAGGGTATCGCCGAGGCAATGCCAGCACAAGTGATTTTTCTAAAGCATCATTAAAGGCAACCGTTGAAGCCGCGTATCACATTGCCCAGCATACGGCTGAAGATGATTGTGCAGGTCCTGCCGAAGCAAGGTTGCTTGAAAAAAAGCCACTTGATTTAGATTTGTTTCATCCATGGGATATCGATGCTGCGCACGCAGTAGAAATTGCACGATCAGCAGAGAGTGCTGCTTTTGCTGTGAGTAAGCAAATTCAAAATAGTGATGGCGCTTCTGTATCTGCACATCATGCGCACTTTATGATGGCAACCTCTCAAGGATTTATGGGTGGATATCCATTCTCGCGTCACTATATTTCATGTGCGCCGATTGCAAGTCTTGGCGGAAAAAAATCTCAGATGCAAAGAGATGATTGGTATTCCAGCTCTCGTATCCCAAGCGAGCTAGCAGATCCCGCATCGATTGGGCGTTACGCAGCACAAAGAGCACTTTCACGCCTGAAGGCAAGATCACTAAGTACACGCCGTTGCCCAGTAATCTTTGAAGCACCTTTGGCTGCTGGCCTATTAGGTGGCTTGGTTCAGGCGGTTTCTGGTGGCGCTTTATATCGCCGTTCCAGCTTCTTGCTTGATAGCTTAGGTAAGCAAGTATTGCCAAAACATATCAGTCTTTTTGAAAACCCCCATCTGAAATCGATGACTGGTAGCGCGCCTTTTGATGAAGAGGGTGTCAAAACTAGCGCACGCACAGTTGTTGATAAAGGTATTTTGCAAGGCTATTTTTTATCTACTTACTCGGCGCGCAAGTTGGGTATGAAAACGACTGGTAACGCAGGCGGCTCCCATCACTTACGCTTGCAAAGTAAAAAAACGCCAAAGGGTGGATTACCTGCACTATTAAAAGAAATGGGTACTGGCTTGCTGGTAACTGAATTAATGGGGCAGGGCGTGAACTATGTCACAGGAGATTATTCTCGTGGCGCATTTGGTTATTGGGTTGAGAATGGCCAGATACAGTATCCAGTAGAAGAGGTGACGATCGCCGGAAACTTGCGTGATATGTTGTTGGATATTGCGTCAATTGGCAGTGACTCACTGATTCGTGGAACTAAGGAAACGGGTTCAATTCTGATCGGTTCTATGACGGTTGGTGGGAAATAA
- a CDS encoding TRAP transporter substrate-binding protein: MQRRSFLKKATVGAGVAAGVTALGAPAIAQSLPTLNWRLVSSFPKSLDTLYGTPEVFANALRKATDGKFNVKVFAAGEVVPALQVLDAVQNGTVECGHTASYYYLGKNSAFIFDTAAPFGLTARQQSAWMLHGNGMKLMRELYASYNIVNFLGGQTGTQMGGWFRKEIKTPEDLKGLKFRIAGFAGQVLSKLGVVPQQLPAGEIYSALEKGTIDAAEFVGPYDDEKLGLAKVAKNYYYPAFWEGAAGLSFLVNKKQWDSLPPSYQAAWEAACYEAHTDMCAKYDALNPPALQRLLQNGAVLRKFNTSIMEACFKASQETYAEESAKNPQFKKIFDDYRAFRNMEAQWFNVAEQAFAQFSFNKKL, from the coding sequence ATGCAAAGACGTTCTTTTTTAAAGAAAGCAACTGTAGGTGCTGGCGTTGCAGCTGGTGTAACTGCCTTGGGGGCTCCGGCAATTGCGCAGAGCTTACCAACTCTAAACTGGCGTTTGGTATCTAGCTTTCCTAAATCACTGGATACTTTGTATGGAACCCCTGAGGTATTTGCTAATGCATTGCGCAAAGCTACTGATGGCAAATTCAATGTGAAGGTATTTGCTGCTGGAGAAGTGGTGCCAGCATTGCAAGTATTAGATGCGGTACAAAATGGCACCGTTGAATGCGGACATACCGCGAGTTATTACTACCTTGGAAAGAACAGTGCGTTTATTTTTGATACCGCCGCCCCATTTGGTCTAACAGCGCGTCAACAATCTGCTTGGATGTTGCATGGCAATGGCATGAAGTTGATGCGCGAACTCTATGCGAGCTATAACATCGTGAACTTCCTTGGCGGTCAAACCGGTACACAGATGGGTGGCTGGTTCCGCAAAGAAATTAAAACACCAGAGGACTTAAAAGGTCTCAAATTTCGTATCGCTGGCTTTGCTGGCCAGGTCTTATCCAAGCTAGGCGTTGTGCCTCAACAATTGCCTGCAGGCGAAATTTACTCTGCACTTGAAAAAGGCACGATTGATGCGGCTGAATTCGTGGGTCCATACGATGATGAGAAATTAGGTTTAGCAAAAGTCGCTAAAAATTACTACTACCCAGCATTCTGGGAAGGCGCTGCAGGACTCTCATTCTTGGTTAACAAGAAGCAATGGGATTCATTACCGCCGTCTTATCAAGCGGCGTGGGAAGCGGCATGTTATGAAGCACATACCGATATGTGCGCCAAGTACGATGCCCTGAATCCCCCAGCTTTACAACGTCTATTACAGAATGGCGCAGTATTACGTAAGTTCAATACTTCGATCATGGAAGCGTGTTTCAAGGCAAGTCAAGAAACATATGCTGAAGAGTCTGCAAAAAACCCGCAATTCAAGAAGATTTTTGATGACTACCGCGCATTCAGAAATATGGAGGCGCAATGGTTTAACGTCGCAGAACAGGCTTTTGCGCAATTTAGCTTTAATAAAAAGCTATAA
- a CDS encoding alpha/beta hydrolase: protein MLPCIEIETTPNPSAAVIWLHGLGADGNDFVPIIPELQLTDCPGIRFVFPSAPSMPVTVNGGYVMPAWYDIIGRNLMDREDADGILRSAAAITELIKREYSRGIAYDNIVLAGFSQGCAMALHIGLRFPHKLAGIIALSGYLPLAMTLHLEKHSANSKTPIFMAHGEYDQVVIPERAQASCAVLEKLGYEVDWNEYPMEHSVNREELMDISRFLQRVLIKPSSQI, encoded by the coding sequence ATGCTCCCTTGTATCGAAATTGAAACCACCCCTAATCCTAGTGCCGCAGTTATTTGGTTGCATGGACTTGGAGCCGATGGCAATGATTTTGTACCTATCATTCCAGAACTCCAGCTAACAGATTGTCCTGGCATTCGATTTGTTTTTCCTAGTGCGCCTAGTATGCCGGTCACAGTCAATGGCGGCTATGTCATGCCAGCTTGGTACGACATCATCGGCAGAAATCTGATGGATCGCGAAGATGCCGACGGTATTTTGCGATCAGCAGCCGCCATTACAGAGCTGATTAAGCGCGAGTACAGCAGAGGTATCGCCTATGACAATATTGTCCTAGCCGGCTTTTCTCAAGGCTGCGCTATGGCATTGCATATTGGCCTGCGCTTTCCACATAAACTCGCAGGCATTATTGCTTTATCGGGCTACCTACCATTGGCAATGACATTGCATCTTGAAAAACATTCCGCCAATTCCAAAACACCCATCTTTATGGCTCATGGTGAATACGATCAGGTAGTTATTCCTGAACGCGCCCAAGCTTCTTGTGCTGTATTGGAGAAATTGGGTTACGAGGTAGATTGGAATGAATATCCCATGGAGCACTCCGTCAATCGCGAAGAGCTCATGGATATCTCTCGCTTCCTGCAAAGGGTGTTGATAAAACCCTCTAGCCAAATCTAA
- a CDS encoding energy-coupling factor ABC transporter permease yields MIWIGLAAIIFLGALLKSPPAIFSKSPLSFLAVAAILFLAIAWNVSPTLPGQAPGKFYGLIFHFYGAALLTAMFGPAIALTILFPVAFLGIFVFQGGMIEAAHHYLMVCVLPTFFAYLTIQAIQKYVPKHLFVLILGNGYVAAFMSVILSGSVLLIGKMLFAGSGAHIDLEGWLLGLIIIAFMEGSLSGMLLAIFLIYRPNWVSTYNESAYMNR; encoded by the coding sequence ATGATCTGGATTGGCCTAGCAGCGATTATTTTTCTCGGGGCACTCCTAAAGAGTCCGCCAGCGATCTTTTCTAAGTCCCCACTATCGTTTCTCGCAGTTGCGGCTATCCTCTTTTTGGCTATCGCCTGGAATGTATCCCCCACCTTACCGGGGCAAGCTCCTGGCAAATTCTATGGACTCATCTTCCACTTCTATGGTGCCGCGCTGCTGACGGCTATGTTTGGGCCTGCTATTGCACTCACTATTTTGTTCCCCGTTGCTTTCTTAGGCATATTTGTATTTCAAGGCGGGATGATTGAAGCAGCGCATCATTATTTGATGGTTTGTGTCCTACCCACCTTTTTTGCTTACCTAACTATTCAAGCAATTCAAAAATATGTTCCCAAGCATTTGTTTGTTCTGATACTTGGTAATGGCTATGTCGCCGCCTTTATGAGCGTGATCCTATCAGGATCAGTTTTACTGATTGGCAAAATGCTATTCGCCGGGTCTGGCGCTCATATCGATCTTGAGGGTTGGTTGCTAGGGCTCATTATTATTGCCTTCATGGAGGGTTCGTTATCTGGCATGCTCTTAGCAATCTTCTTAATCTACAGGCCAAATTGGGTATCGACCTACAATGAATCGGCCTATATGAACCGTTAA
- a CDS encoding CoA ester lyase, which yields MINIHRPRRSVLYMPGANTRALEKARTLAADSLILDLEDAVAPDAKVAARANILAALATGFGYREAVVRINGLNTPWGADDLSAFANSKADAIVLPKVESASQIQEVAALLDKAGARSDLTIWAMIETPMAIFKLQEIASAHPKLEALVLGTSDLVKDLHARHTASRVETLTALSLSVLAARAHGLCVLDGVHLSLDDEEGLRLSCIQGRDMGFDGKTLIHPKQIELANDFFGPSLQEIAEAQERIAAYDAAIQTGAGIAVLNGKLIEELHIQDAKRILSLAKAIKSFAPN from the coding sequence ATGATTAATATTCATAGACCCCGTCGCTCAGTCCTTTATATGCCAGGCGCCAATACTCGCGCCCTAGAAAAGGCAAGGACTTTAGCTGCAGACTCTCTTATTCTGGATCTAGAAGATGCTGTAGCCCCTGATGCAAAGGTGGCCGCAAGAGCAAATATTCTTGCCGCACTTGCAACAGGGTTTGGGTACCGTGAGGCTGTTGTGAGAATCAATGGTTTAAACACACCTTGGGGAGCAGACGATTTAAGTGCGTTCGCTAATTCAAAAGCAGATGCCATTGTTCTTCCTAAAGTAGAGTCAGCAAGTCAAATTCAGGAAGTAGCTGCATTACTTGATAAAGCAGGCGCTAGATCCGATCTCACCATCTGGGCCATGATCGAAACGCCAATGGCTATTTTTAAGTTACAAGAAATTGCGAGTGCACACCCTAAGCTAGAAGCACTTGTTTTAGGCACATCAGATCTCGTTAAAGACTTGCATGCAAGACATACGGCATCTCGAGTAGAGACACTCACTGCACTATCGCTATCTGTGTTGGCTGCTAGAGCTCATGGACTATGTGTGCTTGATGGCGTTCATCTCTCTCTAGATGATGAGGAAGGTTTGCGACTCTCTTGTATACAAGGTAGAGATATGGGCTTTGATGGCAAAACCTTAATTCATCCAAAGCAGATAGAACTAGCTAATGATTTTTTTGGTCCATCTCTTCAAGAGATCGCCGAGGCGCAGGAACGAATCGCGGCTTATGATGCAGCCATTCAGACTGGCGCTGGAATTGCCGTACTCAACGGAAAGTTAATTGAAGAGCTACATATTCAGGATGCGAAGCGGATCCTATCTTTAGCTAAAGCTATTAAATCATTCGCACCCAATTAG
- a CDS encoding nitroreductase, whose protein sequence is MNSVADAIDQRMSVRAFTKEAVSREQILKLLNLSARAPSGTNTQPWKAYVLEGQKLQALCNQVCEAYDSIASNPELVKEYQEAYDYYPSKWFSPYIDRRRENGWGLYGLLGITKGDKDKMHAQHRKNFQFFGAPVGIFFTIDKELGRGSMLDYGMFLQNFMIAAKGDGLGTCPQAAWNAYAKIILPMIGAKENEMLVCGMALGYADKSDIVNTFRTPRVAAEEFTTWVV, encoded by the coding sequence ATGAATTCTGTAGCCGATGCAATCGATCAGCGCATGTCAGTACGAGCATTCACAAAAGAAGCGGTTTCACGCGAACAAATTTTGAAGCTCCTCAATCTCTCGGCTCGTGCACCATCAGGCACGAATACTCAGCCATGGAAGGCATATGTTCTAGAAGGTCAAAAGTTACAAGCGCTATGCAATCAAGTTTGTGAAGCTTATGACAGTATTGCCAGTAACCCAGAGTTGGTAAAAGAGTATCAAGAGGCTTATGACTACTACCCCAGTAAATGGTTTAGCCCATATATCGACCGCCGCCGCGAAAACGGCTGGGGTTTATATGGCTTGCTTGGTATTACCAAGGGCGATAAAGACAAGATGCATGCACAGCATCGTAAAAACTTTCAATTCTTTGGCGCGCCAGTGGGTATCTTCTTTACGATTGATAAAGAGCTTGGCAGGGGCTCAATGCTCGATTACGGAATGTTTTTACAAAACTTCATGATTGCAGCTAAAGGAGATGGCTTGGGTACTTGTCCTCAGGCCGCTTGGAATGCCTACGCAAAAATTATTTTGCCAATGATCGGCGCCAAAGAGAATGAGATGCTAGTTTGCGGAATGGCGCTTGGATATGCAGATAAGTCCGATATTGTGAACACCTTCCGCACTCCACGGGTTGCCGCTGAAGAATTTACTACTTGGGTGGTTTGA
- a CDS encoding amidohydrolase family protein, translating to MNQRRSFLKTSGKALGGLFFCGCGFAHAGDTKEAFPKRVTPVFINGKRIKTIDVHAHCMFQDAIDLMGEDAKSVPPPTKGVPEHFIKINERIRAMEEQGIDMQVLSINPYWYRKDKETAAEICRLNNLHLAELCALRPDKFAAFASLTMQYPDLAVEQLEYAVKQQGLRGAAIGGSVLGQDFSDPKFHPVFAKAQELNVALFIHPQSTPQLAQRFKGNGWMSNVIGNPLDTTIALQHLIYEGVLDKYPQLKILAAHGGGFLGSYAPRMDHSCFVSPQNCDPNIVLKKKPSEYLKQLYFDSLVFTPEALAYLISQVGASQVVIGTDHPIPWEEFPVERVMATRGLSNADRIGILGGNAARLLNLKV from the coding sequence ATGAATCAGCGTCGCTCATTTCTAAAAACCTCTGGGAAAGCGTTAGGAGGCCTATTTTTCTGTGGCTGTGGCTTTGCTCATGCAGGAGATACCAAAGAAGCATTTCCCAAGCGTGTGACCCCAGTCTTCATTAATGGCAAGCGTATTAAAACGATTGATGTGCACGCGCACTGCATGTTTCAGGATGCGATTGACTTGATGGGCGAGGATGCAAAATCCGTACCCCCACCCACTAAGGGAGTTCCTGAGCATTTCATTAAAATTAATGAACGCATACGTGCCATGGAAGAACAAGGTATCGATATGCAGGTATTGAGCATTAACCCATACTGGTATCGCAAAGATAAAGAAACTGCCGCAGAAATTTGCCGTCTCAATAATTTACATCTAGCCGAGCTTTGCGCCCTACGCCCTGATAAATTTGCCGCTTTTGCCTCTCTCACCATGCAATACCCCGATCTTGCTGTCGAACAACTGGAATATGCAGTCAAGCAACAGGGCTTACGAGGGGCAGCAATTGGTGGAAGTGTATTAGGTCAAGACTTTTCAGATCCAAAATTTCATCCAGTATTTGCAAAAGCACAAGAACTAAATGTGGCGCTTTTTATTCACCCTCAAAGCACTCCGCAGTTGGCGCAACGCTTTAAAGGAAATGGTTGGATGTCCAATGTCATTGGCAACCCTTTAGATACAACCATCGCCTTGCAACACCTCATTTATGAAGGAGTCCTAGATAAATATCCGCAGCTAAAGATCTTGGCGGCGCACGGCGGAGGCTTTCTAGGGTCTTATGCCCCACGAATGGATCACAGCTGTTTCGTATCTCCGCAAAATTGTGATCCCAATATCGTCTTGAAAAAGAAACCTTCTGAATACCTGAAGCAACTATATTTTGATTCGCTGGTATTTACTCCAGAGGCTCTGGCTTATTTGATATCGCAAGTCGGCGCGAGCCAAGTGGTCATCGGTACAGACCATCCTATTCCCTGGGAAGAATTTCCGGTTGAGCGAGTCATGGCAACCAGGGGATTAAGTAATGCAGATCGTATTGGAATACTTGGTGGCAATGCCGCAAGACTATTGAATTTAAAAGTGTAG
- a CDS encoding extracellular solute-binding protein — protein sequence MRYLLLCLSALFFSAPAMAQLEVIISGGFSGPYKQMLPEFEKTTGIKVITKSGASQGSGPKTIKAQLAAGVTADVVILSREGLAELVEQKRIIAGSDVDLAQAPLGLAIPTGNPRPNISTVKNFTDTLVRAKKIVVPGSTSGIYLVQDVFPGLGIVNKISVQVTERGSEATAILAAKNANVAVQPNSELVNIPGVDYVGPIPESLQLIQTFAAAVVVGSPHQSEAKKLIDYLSSKNAIEPIKNGGMNPVR from the coding sequence ATGAGATATTTACTCTTATGTCTAAGCGCCCTTTTCTTCTCTGCACCAGCCATGGCGCAGCTTGAAGTCATCATCTCGGGAGGCTTTAGCGGGCCATACAAGCAAATGCTTCCCGAGTTTGAAAAGACTACTGGTATTAAGGTAATCACCAAGTCGGGAGCATCACAAGGCTCCGGGCCCAAAACTATCAAAGCCCAATTGGCGGCGGGAGTTACTGCAGATGTAGTGATTCTCTCTCGAGAGGGACTTGCCGAGCTGGTAGAACAAAAAAGAATTATTGCGGGCTCTGATGTGGATTTAGCACAAGCACCCTTAGGACTTGCGATACCTACTGGCAACCCAAGACCCAATATCTCCACAGTTAAAAACTTTACGGATACCTTAGTACGGGCAAAGAAGATTGTTGTGCCAGGAAGCACTAGCGGAATTTATTTGGTTCAAGATGTATTTCCTGGCCTTGGCATTGTGAACAAAATCTCCGTTCAGGTAACCGAACGTGGGTCTGAGGCCACAGCAATACTGGCGGCTAAAAATGCAAATGTTGCCGTTCAGCCCAATAGCGAGTTAGTCAATATTCCTGGGGTCGATTATGTTGGTCCCATTCCAGAGAGCTTGCAACTCATTCAAACTTTTGCAGCGGCGGTTGTTGTCGGATCCCCACATCAATCAGAGGCAAAGAAATTGATTGATTACTTAAGCTCAAAAAATGCCATAGAACCCATTAAGAATGGTGGCATGAACCCAGTACGTTAA
- a CDS encoding LysR family transcriptional regulator, with product MGLSTAKGINPADLGFFSTLASSGSLGAAGRELGITTAAVSKRLAQIEERLGLSLVNRTTRRMSLTPEGEVYLEHARKILGEIDAMESVLWGSTETPKGLLRVNATLGFGRTQIAPLISEFVKKYPQVDIQLQLSVSPPPITDDLYDVCFRFGHPPDSRTIAKLIAPNRRILVASPNYLKQFGEPKTPNDLIKHNCIGIRQGDEAYGLWRFAKNKTRTKNESTEDVKIRGNLTTNDGEIAVNWALDHQGILLRAEWDVARYLKSGRLIHILTSYHTPDADIYAVFAQRNKTSARVNALIDFVSDALRD from the coding sequence ATGGGCTTAAGCACCGCCAAAGGCATTAATCCTGCAGATTTAGGCTTCTTCTCTACCCTAGCCTCCTCAGGAAGCTTAGGAGCAGCCGGGAGAGAGCTAGGCATCACTACCGCTGCTGTTAGTAAGCGCCTTGCCCAAATTGAAGAACGCTTAGGTCTTAGTCTGGTTAATAGAACAACTCGACGCATGAGTCTGACACCAGAGGGCGAAGTGTATTTAGAGCATGCGCGCAAGATCTTGGGTGAAATTGATGCCATGGAATCCGTTCTCTGGGGCTCAACAGAAACACCCAAAGGATTATTGAGAGTTAATGCAACTCTTGGTTTTGGCAGGACACAGATCGCACCACTCATTTCTGAGTTTGTTAAGAAATATCCACAAGTAGATATTCAATTACAGCTATCAGTAAGTCCGCCACCTATCACCGACGACTTATATGATGTGTGCTTTCGATTTGGTCACCCACCAGACTCAAGAACGATTGCAAAATTAATTGCCCCTAATCGCAGAATCTTGGTTGCATCGCCTAACTATTTAAAGCAATTTGGCGAGCCGAAGACGCCGAATGATTTAATAAAGCACAATTGTATTGGCATTCGGCAAGGCGATGAAGCTTATGGCTTATGGCGCTTTGCCAAAAACAAAACGCGCACCAAAAATGAATCCACTGAAGATGTCAAAATCAGGGGGAATCTCACCACTAATGATGGTGAGATCGCAGTGAACTGGGCCTTAGATCATCAAGGCATTCTCTTAAGAGCTGAGTGGGATGTAGCCAGGTACCTTAAAAGTGGTCGCCTCATACATATCCTGACAAGTTATCACACCCCCGATGCAGATATCTATGCCGTTTTTGCACAAAGAAACAAAACTTCAGCCCGAGTAAATGCTTTAATTGATTTTGTTAGCGACGCGCTCAGAGATTAA
- a CDS encoding tripartite tricarboxylate transporter substrate binding protein, producing the protein MFKRAIRKGLLGLVFCGLVGSAVAQSYPNKTITIVVPFPPGGTTDVLARAVANKLGSALGQSVIVDNKPGAGATLGAGLVAKESPDGYTLFMGAVHHTIAPAVYKTLPYSFEKDFAPITTVALVPNVMVVSETSPYKTVKDVIAAAKAKPDSLSYGSNGNGTAQHMIGTQFQMLTDTEILHVPYKGSAPLATDLLGGQVTMSFDTITPVLPFIREKKLRPLAVTTAKRSSTLPSVPTMKESGVNMDIGTWFGLLAPAATPKDITAKLNAEIVKIIKSADFQKQMFDIGAEPVGNTQAQMAKQIADETVKFASLAKAAKLSIE; encoded by the coding sequence GTGTTTAAAAGGGCAATTCGAAAAGGTCTATTAGGTCTCGTATTTTGTGGCTTGGTTGGATCTGCTGTAGCGCAGTCTTATCCAAACAAAACAATCACTATTGTTGTGCCATTCCCTCCAGGGGGAACCACTGATGTATTGGCGAGAGCAGTTGCCAACAAATTAGGGTCAGCTTTAGGACAATCCGTTATTGTGGACAACAAGCCTGGTGCAGGCGCGACACTTGGTGCTGGCCTAGTTGCTAAGGAATCGCCTGATGGTTACACCTTATTTATGGGTGCCGTGCATCACACGATTGCACCAGCGGTATATAAAACCTTGCCCTATAGCTTTGAAAAAGATTTTGCACCCATAACAACAGTTGCCTTAGTTCCAAACGTGATGGTTGTTTCAGAAACTTCACCCTATAAAACAGTGAAAGATGTGATTGCTGCAGCTAAGGCAAAACCAGATTCTTTATCTTACGGTTCAAACGGTAATGGCACAGCACAGCATATGATTGGTACACAGTTTCAGATGTTGACCGATACAGAAATTTTGCATGTGCCTTATAAAGGCTCAGCTCCATTGGCTACGGATTTATTGGGTGGGCAGGTTACCATGTCATTTGACACCATTACCCCTGTCTTGCCATTCATTCGTGAAAAGAAATTACGACCATTGGCGGTGACCACCGCAAAGCGCTCATCAACCTTACCATCGGTGCCAACCATGAAGGAATCTGGCGTCAATATGGATATTGGGACTTGGTTTGGTTTGTTGGCTCCAGCAGCAACACCAAAAGACATCACTGCAAAGTTGAATGCTGAGATAGTGAAAATTATTAAATCTGCAGACTTTCAGAAGCAGATGTTTGATATCGGCGCTGAGCCGGTGGGCAATACCCAAGCGCAAATGGCTAAACAAATCGCAGATGAGACAGTGAAGTTCGCTAGCTTGGCAAAAGCTGCGAAACTCAGTATTGAATAA